From Leptodactylus fuscus isolate aLepFus1 chromosome 11, aLepFus1.hap2, whole genome shotgun sequence, one genomic window encodes:
- the LOC142185630 gene encoding zinc finger FYVE domain-containing protein 1-like, translated as MSALLLDHPLTIESEAAAEQKGSCLLVDEQEDLQVKDVSDLITKLGCSSEQPVKVLSIFGNTGDGKSHTLNHMFFGGVEVFRTSPSQDSCTIGVWAAYYPDLSLMVLDTEGLLGASDKQNQRLRLLLKVLAVSDVVIYRTRAERLHNDMFQFLGNASKAYLKFFTPELKALSSRCGLEVTLSSLGPALLIFHETSRTNLLGHGSKVHGQAEADLLKRFHDLGAPPEAFSSIQYIGTKTVVPPTDFSQLKETVKKQVLDTSTRSSRPPAHVFTALQSLSERFSGDIPDEQLHITSFFPDEYFTCSLRCLSCRARCKNRMNHFKDGVPHQVDGLCQYAHEYNNKVLICKRCYESGREMLVIPKTLASTDSPWMGLAKYAWSGYVLECRVCGIIYRSRQYWYGNRDPDGSVVRQEVRHVWSETDSCALDQHNAAQRVLDGVTLVIQSVNEYSAAPTRAVTSWVTDRVAPSYWRPNAGITECHECKKVFHPAEQKHHCRACGEGFCHNCSNLKMPVPERGWGPSPVRVCKKCHTKGPGNGQRTVQDDGTNLLPRKVTEMAQSSLTAVSSVMEYPLNFVKEAARPNYWVSDQEITRCHGCQKAFTPNMSRHHCRACGQGFCHVCSDFQRPVPSRGWYHPVRVCRGCQAKKGEL; from the exons atgtcCGCGCTGCTCCTGGATCATCCTCTGACCATAGAGAGCGAGGCGGCGGCGGAGCAGAAGGGCAGCTGCTTACTGGTGGACGAGCAGGAGGACCTGCAG GTGAAGGATGTCTCCGACCTCATCACAAAGCTGGGGTGCAGCTCGGAGCAGCCGGTGAAAGTTCTCAGTATCTTTGGCAACACTGGAGATGGGAAGTCGCACACGCTCAACCACATGTTTTTTGGGGGTGTTGAGGTCTTCAGGACGTCGCCGTCTCAGGACTCTTGCACTATAGGAGTATGGGCTGCGTATTACCCGGACCTGTCTCTTATGGTCTTGGACACAGAAGGTCTACTCGGGGCATCAGATAAACAGAACCAGAGGCTTCGTCTTCTCCTGAAGGTCCTGGCTGTGTCCGATGTGGTGATCTACAGAACACGGGCCGAGCGCTTACACAACGACATGTTCCAGTTTCTCGGAAACGCTTCCAAGGCTTATTTAAAGTTCTTCACCCCAGAACTGAAGGCCTTGTCGAGCCGCTGTGGTCTGGAGGTCACCTTGTCCAGTCTCGGACCAGCTCTTCTTATTTTCCATGAGACTTCACGGACAAATCTGCTGGGTCACG GCAGTAAAGTCCATGGACAGGCAGAGGCCGACCTCCTGAAAAGATTCCACGATCTCGGGGCTCCTCCAGAGGCCTTcagctccatacagtatataggaaccAAAACTGTCGTTCCCCCGACCGACTTCTCCCAACTAAAAGAGACTGTGAAGAAGCAGGTGCTGGACACGTCTACTCGCTCCTCCAGGCCCCCGGCCCACGTCTTCACAGCTTTGCAG AGTCTGAGCGAGCGATTCTCCGGCGATATTCCAGACGAGCAGCTGCACATCACGTCTTTCTTCCCAGACGAATATTTCACCTGTTCCCTCCGTTGTCTGAGCTGCCG GGCTCGCTGCAAGAACAGGATGAACCATTTCAAGGATGGCGTTCCCCACCAAGTAGATGGTTTGTGCCAGTATGCCCATGAATATAACAACAAAGTGTTAATATGCAAG CGATGTTATGAGAGTGGGCGAGAGATGTTGGTCATCCCCAAGACCTTGGCATCCACAGACAGCCCCTGGATGGGTTTGGCAAAGTACGCCTGGTCTGG GTATGTTCTTGAATGCCGAGTGTGCGGGATTATTTACCGCAGTCGACAGTATTGGTATGGAAATAGAGATCCCGATGGATCGGTAGTACGACAGGAGGTTCGCCATGTCTGGTCTGAG ACTGACTCTTGTGCCTTGGACCAACACAATGCAGCTCAGCGAGTCCTGGATGGAGTGACCCTGGTCATTCAGTCGGTGAATGAGTACAGTGCTGCCCCCACCCGAGCGGTCACATCCTGGGTAACTGACCGTGTAGCGCCCTCTTACTGGCGACCTAATGCAGGGATTACC GAGTGTCACGAATGCAAAAAAGTCTTCCATCCGGCCGAGCAGAAGCATCACTGCCGCGCCTGTGGGGAGGGATTCTGCCATAACTGCTCCAATCTGAAAATGCCTGTCCCTGAGCGAGGCTGGGGGCCGTCTCCTGTGCGCGTCTGTAAGAAGTGTCACACTAAAGGGCCTGGAAACG GTCAGCGGACAGTACAAGACGATGGGACTAATCTCTTACCTCGTAAGGTGACCGAGATGGCTCAGAGCTCGCTGACCGCGGTCTCGTCTGTCATGGAATATCCACTCA ATTTTGTGAAGGAAGCCGCACGCCCCAACTACTGGGTATCGGACCAAGAGATCACCCGCTGCCATGGCTGCCAAAAAGCCTTCACACCTAATATGTCAAGACATCACTGCCGGGCTTGTGGTCAGGGCTTCTGCCATGTGTGCTCAGACTTCCAGCGACCAGTTCCTTCCCGCGGGTGGTATCATCCAGTACGCGTTTGCCGGGGGTGTCAGGCTAAGAAGGGAGAACTGTAG